DNA from Demetria terragena DSM 11295:
TCACGGCGCAGCAGGTTCTCGACCAACTCTGCGTCGTCGCCGGGGCGGGCCGCGTTCTCCCCCGCCAGCGCCCAGAACTGGATAAGCGCAGGAACATCCTCCTCGCTGGCCGTCCGAACGATCGACGCGGCATGACTGCTCGAACGGCTCACGCGACTACCTGCGGCGTGATCGCAGCGCTAGACGTTAAATCGGAACTCCACCGAGTTCCGGCACGGACCAACCTCTCAATGATCACCACGCGCGACCGCGCAGGTCGACCTCACCGTCCGGCCAGGAAGCAAGCCGGTATCCGACCGGCAGGACGAGCAGCGGCTGCCCTGGCGGGTCGGAAACTGACTGTCCGGCGCGGTTGATCGAACGCTCCGCAGCAGAGATTCGAGTCCACCCGCACGCGATGTAGAAAGCGACCACTTCCTCGCGACAACCGAGATAGCCGAACGCAATGCCAGCCGCATCCGCCATCGTCTCTGCCACACGGTTCATCAGAGCCTCGCCCAGTCGCCTGCCTCGCGCATGGTCCGAGATCAACACTCCGCCCACGCCTGCAATAGCAAGCTCACGACCGCCGACGCCTATAGCGCGTCGCGCCCAGCCGACATGGCCGACAACCTCGTCCTCTTGCCGAGCGATGACATGGAGGTCATGCGGAGCATAGCCATATGGCAAGTCCGGGTCCCACTCCCCGAAACCCTGCTGGTACTCGGCGTCGAACAATCGGCGAAGCCTTGCGACGTCGCCTGCTGTCAGCTCCGTGTGTGCAACGACGTCGATCGCCATCTGAGCCAGCTTGCCTTCGGTCTGCTCGCTTCGTCGCGTCATCGATAGACCTCCCGGCGGTGACCGACTCGCAGCACCAGGACTACAAGCTCATCA
Protein-coding regions in this window:
- a CDS encoding GNAT family N-acetyltransferase, which translates into the protein MTRRSEQTEGKLAQMAIDVVAHTELTAGDVARLRRLFDAEYQQGFGEWDPDLPYGYAPHDLHVIARQEDEVVGHVGWARRAIGVGGRELAIAGVGGVLISDHARGRRLGEALMNRVAETMADAAGIAFGYLGCREEVVAFYIACGWTRISAAERSINRAGQSVSDPPGQPLLVLPVGYRLASWPDGEVDLRGRAW